A DNA window from Candidatus Saccharibacteria bacterium oral taxon 955 contains the following coding sequences:
- a CDS encoding ATP-binding cassette domain-containing protein codes for MIEVKNITKIYGKKKNIFTALKDVSMTIEDGTSVAILGKSGSGKSTLMHAISGLDKPQQGQVLVDGEDILRLSARATDRFRAKKMGFVFQSFFVEGGETCYDNVSLSLETAGVARSRRRRRIERALAAVDLGEKIKSRAKDLSGGQKQRLAIARAIVCQPKILFADEPTGNLDSTTAKVVEDLLFSYQKENGAILIIVTHDEDLAARCDVVVRIKDGEVVKIEASHLAKKVSRRTASSPRKSVGTTRPSAKRRIQ; via the coding sequence ATGATTGAAGTAAAAAATATTACCAAGATATATGGTAAGAAGAAAAATATATTTACTGCGCTTAAAGATGTTAGCATGACGATAGAGGATGGTACGAGTGTAGCTATCTTAGGGAAGTCGGGCTCCGGTAAATCTACTCTTATGCACGCTATTTCAGGACTAGACAAGCCACAACAGGGTCAGGTGCTTGTTGATGGCGAGGACATCTTGCGTCTAAGTGCGCGGGCGACTGATAGGTTTCGTGCTAAGAAGATGGGGTTTGTTTTTCAGAGTTTCTTTGTTGAGGGTGGCGAAACGTGCTACGACAATGTGAGTCTTTCTCTTGAGACAGCTGGTGTCGCCAGGTCAAGGCGCCGACGACGTATCGAGCGAGCTTTGGCGGCGGTAGACTTGGGTGAAAAGATTAAGTCGCGCGCCAAAGACCTCAGCGGTGGCCAGAAACAACGTTTAGCAATTGCTCGTGCGATTGTGTGTCAGCCTAAGATATTGTTTGCCGATGAACCTACGGGTAATCTTGATTCGACTACGGCGAAGGTGGTGGAGGATTTACTGTTCAGCTACCAGAAGGAAAATGGTGCAATATTAATTATTGTGACACACGATGAAGACTTGGCTGCACGTTGTGACGTAGTTGTGAGAATAAAAGACGGCGAAGTAGTCAAAATAGAGGCAAGTCATCTGGCTAAAAAGGTTTCGCGTCGTACTGCCTCATCCCCGAGGAAGAGCGTGGGGACCACTCGGCCATCAGCAAAAAGGAGGATTCAATAA
- a CDS encoding lysine--tRNA ligase, with product MATMKELRDERLRKLEQLKTLGVDPYPSESSRSNEIKEVIDNFEEFSGDTVTLAGRLIATRKFGKLAFFVLRDMSGQIQLFIKSDLIEPLNAKNSQLGMSELNLLDPGDFIEATGVVITTKTGEKSLEVHKLRLLTKSLRGMPTEQEGFTNKEERLRRRYVDMNVNRGVRDRFVRRSKFWRATRKYLDDHGFVEVNIPVLEHTTGGADANPFVTHMDALDQDFYLRISHELPLKRLLGAGFEKVYDLGPRFRNENYSDEHLPEHIAMEWYWAYANWQDGMKFMEGMYKYVLEETFGTLQFNVRGFEIDMDRDWEVWDYATVIRDRYGIDIYDTTIEEVATKLKENGLEVEKTDSIPRGIDKLWKNIRKDVVGPVWLVNTPKFISPLAKSSIDDPNTVQRFQPIMLGSELGNGFSELNDPIDQYGRFIEQQAMRDSGDDEAMMLDIDYVEMLEYGMPPACGWGYSERVFWMFEGVTAREGVPFPQLRHEYDETTKKLYPEANLK from the coding sequence ATGGCAACTATGAAAGAACTGCGCGATGAGCGCCTACGCAAACTAGAGCAACTAAAAACCTTAGGGGTTGACCCATACCCGTCTGAGTCGAGCCGAAGTAACGAAATAAAGGAAGTGATTGACAACTTCGAAGAGTTCTCTGGGGATACTGTAACTCTTGCTGGCAGGCTCATCGCGACTCGAAAATTTGGTAAACTGGCGTTTTTTGTTTTGCGTGACATGAGCGGGCAGATCCAACTCTTTATTAAAAGCGACCTCATAGAACCGCTTAACGCCAAGAATTCACAGCTCGGCATGAGCGAACTAAATCTTTTGGATCCAGGCGATTTTATTGAGGCAACTGGTGTGGTAATTACAACAAAGACAGGCGAGAAAAGTCTTGAGGTGCATAAATTGCGTCTTTTGACCAAGTCACTTCGTGGTATGCCAACAGAGCAGGAGGGCTTCACCAATAAAGAAGAGCGACTCCGTCGTCGTTATGTAGATATGAACGTCAACCGTGGGGTGCGTGATCGTTTTGTTCGGCGTAGTAAGTTTTGGCGGGCAACACGTAAATATCTCGATGATCACGGTTTTGTAGAGGTAAATATTCCAGTTCTCGAGCATACAACTGGTGGTGCAGACGCTAATCCGTTTGTGACTCATATGGATGCGCTTGATCAAGATTTTTATCTGCGCATCTCACACGAGTTGCCGCTCAAGCGTTTATTGGGTGCTGGGTTTGAAAAAGTCTATGACCTCGGTCCTCGCTTTCGTAACGAGAATTACTCTGACGAACACCTACCAGAGCATATTGCGATGGAGTGGTATTGGGCGTACGCTAACTGGCAAGACGGCATGAAGTTTATGGAGGGTATGTATAAGTACGTTCTCGAGGAGACGTTTGGTACTCTGCAGTTTAATGTCCGTGGTTTTGAGATTGATATGGATAGAGACTGGGAGGTCTGGGATTATGCAACGGTGATCCGTGATCGTTATGGGATTGATATCTATGATACGACGATAGAAGAGGTCGCCACAAAGCTCAAGGAAAACGGTCTGGAGGTTGAAAAGACCGATAGTATTCCTCGTGGTATTGATAAACTCTGGAAGAATATTCGTAAAGACGTTGTTGGTCCTGTTTGGCTGGTAAATACACCAAAGTTTATATCACCACTTGCAAAGAGTAGTATCGATGACCCTAATACTGTCCAGAGATTCCAGCCAATTATGCTTGGTAGTGAGCTAGGAAATGGTTTTTCGGAGCTTAATGACCCGATCGATCAATACGGTCGCTTTATAGAGCAGCAGGCGATGCGTGATAGTGGTGACGACGAAGCGATGATGCTAGATATTGATTACGTCGAAATGCTTGAGTATGGTATGCCGCCAGCTTGTGGTTGGGGGTACTCTGAGCGTGTGTTCTGGATGTTTGAGGGCGTGACAGCTCGTGAGGGGGTGCCATTTCCCCAGCTACGTCACGAATATGATGAAACGACGAAGAAGCTATATCCTGAGGCAAACCTGAAGTAG
- a CDS encoding prolyl-tRNA synthetase: MRLSQNITRTLRDTPADEVSRNAQLLIRAGFVYKVMAGVYAYTPLGLRVLENIKQIVREEMNQVGSQELIMSSLQRKDTWEATGRWSDEVVDIWFKSELKDGTEVGFGWSHEEAIVEMAKQYVKSYKDLPVSVYQFQTKLRNEMRAKSGIMRGREFVMKDMYSMHATAEDCDAYYDRVVEAYKRIYDRLGIGDSTFVTFASGGAFTKFSHEFQTICSAGEDTLYVNADQTIAVNEEVLDEAAKEMEIDKALLKPVVSAEVGNIFKFGTEKSEQMEFYYTGEDGKRHPVYLASYGVGVTRVMGVIVEKFADEKGIVWPEAIAPAKVYLVQIGDDSKRRADELYESLKDRGIEVIYDDRDERPGAKFADAELMGIPYRVTVSDRLMTSDQYEFTSRATGVTELLTHSELLAKLS; this comes from the coding sequence ATGAGATTATCGCAAAATATTACACGTACCCTTCGTGATACGCCTGCCGATGAGGTGTCGCGTAATGCACAATTACTAATCCGAGCAGGATTTGTTTATAAAGTAATGGCAGGTGTGTATGCTTATACGCCACTTGGCCTAAGGGTCTTAGAAAATATCAAGCAGATTGTCCGTGAGGAGATGAATCAGGTCGGCAGTCAAGAGTTGATTATGAGCAGTCTACAGCGCAAGGATACATGGGAAGCGACTGGTCGGTGGAGTGATGAGGTGGTTGATATTTGGTTTAAGTCCGAGCTAAAGGATGGTACTGAGGTGGGATTTGGCTGGAGTCATGAAGAGGCTATCGTCGAGATGGCCAAGCAGTACGTCAAAAGTTACAAGGATCTACCTGTAAGCGTCTATCAGTTCCAGACAAAGTTACGCAACGAAATGCGCGCCAAAAGTGGCATCATGCGTGGTCGTGAATTTGTGATGAAAGACATGTATAGCATGCATGCTACAGCAGAGGACTGCGATGCGTATTACGACAGAGTAGTCGAAGCCTACAAGAGGATATATGATCGGCTAGGTATCGGAGATAGTACCTTTGTCACGTTTGCAAGCGGTGGTGCGTTTACAAAGTTTAGTCATGAGTTCCAGACGATTTGTTCGGCGGGCGAGGATACCCTATATGTAAACGCCGACCAAACAATCGCTGTAAACGAAGAGGTGCTCGATGAAGCCGCAAAAGAGATGGAGATAGATAAGGCGTTGCTCAAGCCGGTTGTAAGTGCCGAGGTCGGTAATATATTTAAATTTGGGACCGAAAAGTCCGAGCAGATGGAGTTTTACTATACTGGAGAGGATGGTAAACGGCATCCAGTTTATCTTGCGTCATATGGCGTTGGAGTGACCCGTGTCATGGGTGTTATTGTCGAAAAGTTTGCCGACGAAAAGGGTATAGTGTGGCCAGAGGCGATTGCGCCAGCGAAGGTATATTTAGTACAGATTGGCGACGATTCAAAAAGACGAGCAGATGAGCTTTATGAGTCACTAAAAGACCGGGGTATTGAAGTGATCTATGATGACCGCGACGAGCGTCCAGGGGCGAAATTTGCTGATGCGGAGCTAATGGGCATTCCTTATCGCGTGACGGTTAGCGATCGGCTGATGACCAGTGATCAGTATGAATTTACCTCTAGAGCAACAGGGGTGACTGAGCTCTTGACGCATAGCGAATTACTTGCTAAACTGAGCTAA
- a CDS encoding undecaprenyl-diphosphate phosphatase produces MNIVHAVILGIVEGVTEFLPVSSTGHLTIVEKVFGYKIDDPGVTAFTAIIQIGAIVAAVWYFRADIVRILSAWTRGLFDRSSRKEADYRYGWAIILGSMPIAVVGLLFRHTIETTFRNMWWVAGALIAWSAVMWLADRFASQRRTEKAVGWRDTLCIGLAQCLALIPGVSRSGATMSAGLVAGLDRVAVTKLSFFLGIPALVAAGMMQAVTKYDDIVIHGVGWTPTLVATAVSGLVGYFSIAWLLKFIANNTFSLFIWYRVIIGLAITVLIISGAIAVV; encoded by the coding sequence GTGAATATTGTCCATGCAGTTATCCTCGGGATTGTCGAGGGTGTAACGGAATTTTTGCCAGTTTCGAGCACTGGTCATCTTACGATTGTAGAGAAGGTCTTTGGCTACAAAATTGATGACCCTGGCGTTACTGCATTTACGGCAATTATCCAGATCGGTGCAATTGTAGCTGCCGTATGGTACTTCCGTGCTGATATTGTTCGGATACTTTCGGCGTGGACTAGAGGTTTGTTTGATCGCTCTAGCCGCAAGGAGGCCGACTATCGTTATGGCTGGGCGATTATTCTCGGGTCTATGCCGATTGCAGTTGTTGGACTGCTGTTTCGTCATACAATTGAGACGACCTTTCGGAATATGTGGTGGGTGGCGGGCGCTTTGATTGCGTGGAGTGCTGTGATGTGGCTAGCTGATCGTTTTGCGTCGCAAAGACGTACTGAAAAGGCGGTGGGCTGGCGAGATACATTATGTATTGGACTTGCGCAGTGTTTAGCTTTGATTCCTGGTGTAAGTCGTAGTGGTGCTACGATGTCAGCGGGTCTTGTTGCGGGGCTGGATCGAGTAGCAGTGACTAAGCTGAGTTTTTTTCTCGGGATTCCAGCTCTGGTTGCGGCAGGTATGATGCAGGCTGTTACTAAATATGACGATATTGTGATTCATGGTGTTGGCTGGACCCCGACGCTTGTCGCTACGGCTGTGTCGGGCCTGGTTGGGTATTTTTCGATTGCTTGGCTCTTGAAGTTTATCGCAAACAATACTTTTTCGTTATTTATCTGGTATCGCGTAATCATTGGCTTAGCGATAACTGTCTTAATAATTAGCGGTGCGATAGCTGTAGTGTAA
- the greA gene encoding transcription elongation factor GreA, which translates to MKKVYQITEAGRKELEAELEELKSRRGDIADKIAEARDYGDLSENAEYDSAREEQGLVETRIAEIEDILMNAEEIKARKSNKVQLGSTVELKNGAKAIYTLVGPVEADPLNGKISNESPLGIALMGKVVGDDVTISTPKGDTTYTVVAIS; encoded by the coding sequence ATGAAAAAAGTATATCAAATCACAGAAGCAGGCCGAAAAGAACTTGAGGCCGAACTTGAAGAACTCAAAAGCCGTCGTGGCGACATCGCAGACAAGATTGCTGAGGCGCGTGATTATGGCGACTTGAGTGAAAACGCCGAATATGACAGTGCTCGTGAGGAGCAGGGTCTTGTTGAGACGCGTATTGCAGAAATCGAAGATATCCTAATGAATGCCGAGGAGATCAAGGCTCGTAAGTCAAATAAGGTACAACTTGGCAGTACCGTTGAGTTAAAGAACGGTGCAAAGGCTATATACACACTAGTTGGTCCTGTTGAGGCCGATCCGTTAAACGGAAAAATCAGCAACGAGTCACCACTTGGGATTGCACTGATGGGTAAAGTAGTTGGTGATGACGTGACGATCTCAACACCGAAAGGTGATACAACCTATACGGTTGTTGCAATCTCGTAA